The Dyella sp. 2HG41-7 sequence GATGGCGACATCCTGGTGATCAAAGTGGTAGAGCGCCCCTCGATCGCCAAGCTCACCATTCGCGGCAACAGCGACATCAAGACCGACGACCTCAAGAAGGGCCTGAAGGAAATCGGCTTGTCCGAAGGCGAAACCTTCGACCGCCTGGCGCTCGATCGCGTGCAGCAGGAATTGATTCGCCAGTACTACAACCGCGGCAAGTACAACGTCTCGGTGTCCCCGCACGTCACGGAGCTCGATCGCAACCGCGTCTCCATCGACATCGAAATTCGCGAAGGCAAGGTCGCCAAGGTCAAGGAAGTGAACATCGTGGGCAACACGGCGTTCACCGACAAGGAAATCGAAGACAACTTCGAAACCGGCACCACCAACTTCATGTCGTGGTACTCCAAGAACGATCAATACTCGCAGGACAAACTCTCCGGCGATTTGAAGAAGCTGCAGTCCTACTACATGGATCGCGGTTACGCCGATTTCGGCGTCGATTCCACGCAGGTCACAATCGCACCGGACAAGCGCGCGATGTACATCGCGGCGGACGTCGTGCAGGGCGATATCTACAAAATCTCGGGCACGCACCTGCTGGGTCAGCTGATCCTGCCGGAAGACACCTTGCGCAAGCTGGTCTTCGTCAAGGACGGCGACTTGTTCAACCGTCGCGCCATCGAAGCTACGTCGGATTCGATCAAGGCGCTGCTGGCGAACATCGGTTACGCGTTCGCCAAGGTCAATTCGGTTCCGAAGCTGGATAAGCAAGCGCACACCGCGGACATCACCTGGTACATCCAGCCGGGTCCGCGCGTCTATGTGCGTCGCGTGATTTTCCAAGGCAATACGCGCACGGAAGACGACGTGCTGCGCCGTGAAATGCGCCAGCTCGAAGGCGCCTGGTATTCGCAGGCGGCAATCGACCGTTCGAAGATCCGTTTGCAGCAGCTCGGCTACTTCAAGACGGTAAAGATCGACAAGCAGACGGTGCCCGGCAGCGACGACGAAGTCGATCTGACGGTGAAGGTGGAAGAACAATCCGCCGGCAGTCTGACTTTCGGCGTGGGTTATTCGCAGTATTCGGGCATCATCCTTTCGAGCTCGGTATCGCAGAAAAACTTCCTCGGCACCGGCGACCAATTCACCATCGGTGCGGAGCGCAGCGATTACCTCACGTCGATCAATGCGGGTTACTACAACCCGTATCTGACCGATAACGGTATCGGCATCGGTTACAACGCCACATTCTCCAAAGCCGACTACAGCAGCCTGGGCAGCCAGTACGCCAGCTACTCGAACAGCACCAAGTCGTTCTCCACCACGCTGGGCGTTCCGGTCACCGACTTCGACCGCTTGAGCGGCAGCCTTGGCATCTCCAGCACCAAGATCAACACCTACGAGGGCTATACGCCGCAGGTGCTGGTCGACTACATCAACGCGCTGGGTCACCAGACCATGCACACCTGGACCGGCTCGCTGAGCTGGGTCCACGACACGCGCAACTCGTATTGGGCGCCGACACACGGCGGCCAGCTGACCGCCGGCGTGAACGTGGCGCTGCCAGGCTCGACCGTGCAGTACTGGACGCTCAATGCCGAAGCCAACCACTACTGGCCGATTGGTAAGGGCTTCGTGCTGTATCTGGACGGCAAAATGGGTTACGGCGACACCTACGGCAACCAGAAATACGAAAACACCACGGCCGACTACAGCGCCGCCAACGCCGTAGGTTACAAGGCCGGCGACAGGGTTGCTTTCCCGTTCTGGATGAACTTCTACGCCGGCGGCGTGACCGACTTGCGCGGTTTCCAGGACAACACCCTCGGCCCGCGCGCTTGTGCAGGCGTCGCGACGGACGGTTCACCGATCAAGCCGCAGGCGAACGGCTACTGCCCTGGCAGCTCGTACACCTACGCCCAGCCAATCGGTGGCGCGTTCAAGGTGCTCGGCACGGCGGAAGTCTATCTGCCGCTGCCGTTCCTCAAGGACATCAACACCGCTCGCGTGTCGGTCTTTATGGACGTGGGCCAGGCGTACCAGAACGTCCAGAGCTTCAGCACCAAGACACTGGACGCGTCGGCCGGTGTGTCCCTGCACTGGCAGGCGCCGATCGGTCCGCTGATCATCAGCCTGGGCTTCCCGTTCCGCTCTCAGCCGGGCGACAGCCAGTACGAAGAACGCATCCAGTTCACTTTCGGCAGCCAGTTCTAAGCTGATTTGCACAATTGGACCTGAAGAAAGCGCGGCTCATGCCGCGCTTTCTTTTGCGGCCCATCGCGAATTCGCATAAAGATGCGTGTCTGGGGATCGCCCCCTACAATGCGGCTTGCGCCGTGGAGCTAAAGCCTTGAGCACGATCCAATACAGCGTCGCCCAAATCGCCGAACGCTTCGCCCTGGAATTCCGCGGCGATGGCGCGCGCCTGATCGACGGCGTGGGCACGCTCGCGGGCGCCGGGCCGACTCAGCTCAGCTTTCTCTCCAACAGCAAATATTCGGCGCAGCTGGCGACCACCCGCGCGGGCGTCGTCGTCTTGAATAACGACACCGTCGATAGCTGCCCGACCGCTGCGCTGATCGCACGCGATCCTTACGTCGCCTACGCGCACATCGCCGCGCTGTTTGAACGTTTGCCGGCGGCGACACCCGGCATACACCCCACAGCGACCGTCGCGCCCAGCGCACGCGTCAGCGCGTCGGCCAGTATCGGGCCGTACTGTGTGATCGAAGAAAATGCCGTGATCGAAGACGGCGCTTTCCTCGGTCCGCATTGCATCATCGGTTATGGCTGCGTCGTCGGGGCGCAATCGCGATTGGTCGCGCGTGTGACCCTGGTGACGCGCGTCACGCTTGGCAAACGCGTGCTGGCGCACCCTGGCGCGGTCATCGGTTCCGACGGTTTCGGCCTCGCCTTCGATCGCGACCATTGGGTCAAGCTGCCGCAATTGGGCGGCGTCCGCATCGGCGACGATTGTGAAATCGGCGCCAACACCACCATCGATCGTGGCGCGTTGGACGATACGGTTCTGGAAGAAGACGTGCGCCTGGACAACCAAATCCAGATCGCGCACAACGTTTACATTGGCGCGCACACCGCCATGGCAGGCTGCGCCGCGGTGGCCGGTAGTGCGAAAATCGGCCGTTATTGCATGATCGGCGGCAATGCCGGCGTGCTCGGCCATCTGGAAGTGGCCGACCGGGTTACCATTACGGCCAAGAGCCTGGTGACTCATTCCATTCGGGAGGCTGGCGAGTATTCCTCCGGGGTGCCGCTGCAAGAGAACCGACAGTGGCGCCGCAATGCTGCGCGCTTCAAGCACCTGGACGAGTACGCGCGCCGATTGTCGGCGCTGGAAAAGGATAAGAACGATGAGTGACAACACCCCCCTGATCACGCTGCCCGTGAACGTGGAGCAGATCCAGCAATTGCTGCCGCATCGCTATCCGTTCCTGTTGGTGGATCGCGTGATCGAGATCGTGCCCGAGCAAAGCGTGGTGACGTTGAAGAACGTCACCATCAACGAGCCATTCTTCAACGGCCATTTTCCCGGCCATCCCGTGATGCCCGGCGTGCTGATCGTGGAAGCGATGGCGCAGTCCGCCGGCTTGCTCACCCAGATCAGTTCGCGCCTCAAAGGCGGCTCGGCCAGCCCGTTGTTCTACTTGGCCAAGGTCGACAACGCCCGCTTCAACGCACCGGTGGTGCCCGGCGATCAACTTCGCATGGAAGTGCGACTCAAGCGCCTGCTGCGCAGCATGGGCCTGTTCGAAGCGCGCACCTTGGTCGATGGCAAAGAAGTGGCCAGCTGCGAGCTGATGTGCGCAGCGAGGTCGGAGAAATGATTCATCCGACCGCGCAAATCGATCCATCTGCGGTCATCGGCGCCAATGTCAGCATTGGCGCATTTACCGTCATCGGCGCCGATGTCGAAATCGGCGACGGCACGGTCATCGGTCCGCATGTGGTAGTTCAGGGGCCGACGAAGATCGGCCGCGACAACCGCATTGCGCAGTTCGCCTCGCTCGGCGGCGATCCGCAGGACATGAAGTTCAACGGCGAGCGCACGGAACTGATCATCGGCGATCGCAACTTGATCCGCGAATTCGTCACCATCAATCGCGGCACCGGCGACGGCGGCAGCGCCACGCGCATCGGCAATGACAACTGGCTGCTCGCCTACGTGCACGTCGCGCACGATTGCAAGATCGGCAATCACACCATCTTCTCCAACTATTCGGCGCTTGCCGGACATGTGGAAGTGGGCGATTGGACGGTGTTTTCCGGCTATTCCGGCGCACATCAATTCTGCAAGATCGGCGAACACGCCTTTATCGCGATGGGTTGCCTGCTCGGCGCCGACGTGCCGCCGTTCTTGATGATGGCCAACGATCAAGGCGGTCGCCCGCGCGGTTTGAACACCACCGGCCTGAAACGCCGCGGCTTCGAACCGGAACGCATCACGGCGATCAAGCGCGCATACCGCACGCTCTATACGTCGGGCCTTTCTCTGGCCGAAGCGCGCGAGCAACTGGTCGCGCAAGCGAAAGACAGCGAAGACGTGCGCGCCATGCTCGATTTTCTCGATCGCAGCGAGCGCGGATTGGCCCGTTAACATGCGCATGGTTTGCGCGCTGCGGTTCGACGCAAACCACTTTGCGGGGAGGTCCGGTCGATGCAAATGGATACAACCCAACCTTCCGCGCCACTGATCGCCCTGATCGCCGGTGAAGATTCCGGCGATCAACTGGGCGCCGATCTCATTGCAGCCTTGCGCCGGCATTATCCCGACGCGCGATTTGTCGGCATCGGTGGCAGCCGCATGCAGAGCCAAGGTTTCGAATCCTGGTACGACATTCGCGAACTTTCGCTGTTCGGCTTTGCGGAAGTGGTCCGTCATCTACCGCGATTGCTCAAACTGCGCAAAGAACTGGTCGCGCGTTTGATCGCTGAAAAACCGGCGATCGTGGTCGGCATTGATGCGCCCGATTTCAATCTGGGCGTCGAGCGGCGACTGAAACACGCGGGCTTGCGCACTGTTCACTACGTCAGCCCGTCGATCTGGGCGTGGCGCGAAAACCGCGCGGAAAAAATCGGCCAAAGCGTGCACCGTGTCCTTTGCCTGTTTCCGATGGAACCACCGATCTACGCGCGTCACGGCATCGACGCACGTTTCGTAGGTCATCCGCTGGCCGACCGCTTTCCGCTCGTTTCCGATCGCGTGCCGGCGCGCCGCGCGCTGCAATTGCCGCTGGATGTCCCGGTACTGGCGTTGTTGCCGGGTAGCCGCGCGTCGGAACTCGAGCGCATGGGCTCCATTTTTCTCGATGCGGCGCGGCGCGTCGCCACGGCGATGCCTGGATTGCGCATCGTGATCCCCGCCGCGAACTCGCGTGCGCTCGCCACGCTCAAGACCATGCTCGCGCGCGGTCCGCACGACGATGCGTCGCCCATCCTGCTCGACGGTCACGCGCACGAGGCCATGCTCGCCGCGGACGTCGTGATGCTTTCCTCCGGTACCGCCACGCTGGAAGCGATGCTCGCCAAGCGTCCCATGGTCGTGGGCTATCGCGTGTCGCCGATGAGTTATCGCATCGCGCGCGTGCTCAAGATGCTCAAGACCGATGTGTACGCGCTACCGAACATCCTTGCGCGCGCCTGCGGGATGGGCAAGAACGTCACGTTGGTGCCTGAGTTGATGCAGGACAATTTCACCGCCACCAAACTCGCGAACGCCGCGTTCGAACTGTTCCGCAACAGCGAGCGGCGCGGCGCGATCGTCAACGCATTCGAACAATTGCATGAAGCGTTGCGCGGACATCTGCCCGGCCATGCCGGCGATCATGCGGCAGATGCGATTGTCGAACTGATCGACGCGAACGCCACGACAAACCGTTGATCCGTTCGAGAGCGTATGAAACGTAACGATTCTGCCAGTCGTTTATCCGCTCGCATCGCGCAAGCGCTCGTCGCCGGCGTCGACGAAGCTGGGCGCGGGCCGTTGGCGGGACCCGTTGTGGTAGCCGCGGTGGTGCTTGATCCTCAGCGCCCTATCGACGGATTGAACGATTCGAAAAAGCTCAGCGAAGCCAAACGCGAACAACTGTTCCCGTTGATCATCGAACGCGCCCTCGCTTATCACGTGGTCATGGTCGAGCGCGAAGAAATCGATCGCATCAACATTTTCCAAGCCACAATGATCGGCATGACCCGCGCGGTGTTGGGTTTGACACCCGCCGCGACGGAAGCGTTGATCGACGGCAACCATCTGCCGAAAAACCTTCCCTGCCCCGGACGCGCGATTATCGGCGGCGATGCGCTGGAACCGGCGATCAGCGCGGCGTCGATTCTGGCCAAGGTGAGCCGCGACCGTCTCATGGTGACGATGGACGCGCAGTTTCCAGGCTACGGTTTCGCCGAGCACAAAGGCTATTCCACGCCGGCACACCTGGAAGCGCTGAAACGACTGGGACCTTGCGAACAGCATCGACGCAGCTTTGCGCCGGTGAAATTGCTGGTGGATCAAGGCCAGCTTTTCTGAGCGGTACACACGCGGAAAAATAGCGCGTTGTTCATCTTCCTATGCAACCTTACCTATTGTTCCTGCATCGGAGCAGGTATAGGAATGGATTTGCAAAGTCGCTGCGTTCTTAACGTCAACAACATCGCAGCCACTGTCCCGCAAGGACGCCATCGTTAGCCATCCGGTGCCCGAACTCCCCATCCGACACCGGGTTTCGTGGAGGATGCCATGATGCTTTCTTTCCGCCGCCGCCCAGCACAAAAACCGATCGCCAAGGACCCGTCCGCCGCCACGGCCGAATCGACGCCCGACAAGGTCGATATCCAAGTGCGCCATCTCGACTACGACCGACAGCCGCTTCGCGTGGACAGTCTTTCTCACTACAACGGAACGCTTTTCGAGGACGAGCGGTTTCACGTGCATTGATTTGGATCGGGAAACGAGGAGCTCGCCGGGAACATGATGTTCCCCATTCCCCGTTTCCCGCACTTGTCAATGCTTGCCCGCGCCCAGACGGCTCGCTAGGCTGAGCCATTGCTTCGCGTGCGAGCCATGTCCGTCCGTTTCGCTCATCTGCATCTGCACAGCGAATATTCGCTGGTCGACTCGACCATCCGCATCAAAGCGCTGGTGGCTGCCTGCGTGCAGGCGGGCGCGCCCGCTGTCGCGCTCACCGACGAATGCAACATGTTCGCCCTGGTGAAGTTCTACAAGGCTTGCAGCGCGGCGGGCATCAAACCCATCGGGGGCTGCGACCTGTGGATCAGCGCGCCGGACGATCCGCGTCCCTGGCGCATGACGCTGCTGTGTCAGAACCACGACGGGTACCTCAACCTCTCCCGCCTCGTCTCACGCGCCTGGCGCGAAGGCCAGCAAGGCGGCCGCGCGCTGATCGACGCGTCCTGGCTTACGCCGCATACAACCTCCGGACTGATCGCGCTACTGGGGCGCGAAAGCGAGGTGGGCCGCATCGCATCCCATCAAGGCACCGACGCGGCTGCGCCGCGCCTGCAACTGTTGACCGATCTGTTCCCGGAACGCCTGTATCTGGAACTCACCCGCAGCGGTCGCGAAGGCGAAGAAGCGTGGAACAACGCGGCGCTTGCGCTGGCGACCACGCTCAACCTGCCGGTGATCGCCAGCAATGATGTGCGCTTTATCAAGCAGGACGATTTCGAAGCGCACGAAGCGCGCGTGTGCATTCATCAGGGCCGCGTGCTGGCCGATCCCAAGCGGCCGCGCGACTACAGCGACCAGCAGTACCTGAAAACGCCGAAACAGATGGCCGAGCTCTTCGCGGATATTCCCGAAGCGCTGGAAAACACCATCGAACTGGCCAAGCGCTGCAACCTGGAACTCACGTTCGGCACCTACTACCTGCCCGACTTCCCGGTGCCGGCGGGCCACGATCTCGCCAGCTACATCCGCGAAATCGCGCGCGACGGTTTGAAAGAGCGCCTCGAACACGCGCCGCTCGCGGCGGGCTACACGCTGGCCGATTACGAGGCGCGCCTGGAGCGCGAGCTGGACGTCATCATCAAGATGGGCTTTCCCGGCTACTTCCTGATCGTGGCGGACTTCATCAATTGGGGTAAGCAGAACGGCATTCCCGTAGGCCCCGGACGCGGTTCGGGCGCAGGTTCGCTAGTCGCGTGGGTGTTGAAGATCACCGATCTGGATCCACTGCAATTCAACTTGCTGTTCGAGCGATTCCTCAATCCCGAACGTATTTCCATGCCGGACTTCGATATCGATTTCTGCATGGACCGTCGCGACGAAGTGATCGATTACGTCGCGCGCAAATACGGCCGCGATCACGTCAGCCAGATCATCACTTACGGTTCGATGGCGGCGAAGGCTGTGCTGCGTGATTCCGGTCGCGTGCTCGGCATGGGTTACAACGCCGTCGACAAGATCGCCAAGCTGATTCCGCCGCGCCCGCTCGATCTCACGTTGTCGTGCGCGCTCGGCCGCTCGGAAAAAGCGCAGAAAGAACCCGACCGCGTCGTGAAGGAATTCTGCGAACTTTACGCGCAAGACGAAGAAGCCAAAACGCTGATCGATCTCGCGCTGAAACTCGAAAGCCTTACGCGCAACGCGGGCAAGCACGCGGGCGGCGTGGTGATCGGTCCGAAACCGCTCACCGAATTCGCCCCGCTGTACTGCGAACCGGGCGGCGCCGGCGTGGTGACGCAATACGACAAAGACGACGTCGAAGCCGTCGGCCTGGTGAAGTTCGACTTCCTCGGCCTGCGCACGCTCACGATCATCGATTGGGCCGTCAAAGCCATCAACGAGCGTCGCGCGAAAAGCGGCGAAGAGCCGCTGGATATCGCTGCGCTGCCGCTCACCGACGTGCCCACGTACGAATTGCTGAAACGCGCGCAAACCGTGGCCGTGTTCCAGCTCGAATCCTCCGGCATGCAACGCATGCTCAAGGATGCGAAGCCCGACCGCTTCGAAGACATCATCGCGCTGGTGGCGTTGTATCGACCGGGCCCGATGGACCTGATTCCCAGCTTCGTCGCGCGTAAACACGGCCGCGAAGACGTGGAATACCCCGATCCGCGCGTCGAACCTGTTCTGAAAGAGACCTACGGCATCATGGTCTATCAGGAGCAGGTGATGCAGATGGCGCAGATCGTCGGCGGTTACTCGCTCGGCGGCGCCGACCTGCTGCGTCGCGCGATGGGTAAGAAGAAACTCGAGGAAATGGCGAAGGAACGCGCCAAATTCCGCGAAGGCGCCGCCAAGGACGGACTCAGCGGCGAAAAAGCCGACGCCATCTTCGACTTGATGGAAAAATTCGCGGGTTACGGCTTCAACAAATCGCACGCTGCCGCATACGCCTTGGTGTCGTATCAAACCGCGTGGCTGAAAGCGCACTACCCCGCCGAATTCATGGCGGCGACGATTTCGTCGGACATGGACAACACCGACAAGGTGGTGACCTTCCTCGACGAATCGCGCGCCATTCAACTCAAGGTGCTGCCGCCGGATGTGAACGCGTCGGAGTTTATGTTCGTCGCGGTCGAGCCCAAAGTGATTCGCTACGGCCTCGGCGCCATCAAAGGTGTCGGACAAGGCGCGTGCGAATCCATCGCCGACGAACGGCGCAAAGGCGGGGCGTATAAGGATCTGGCCGATTTCTGCCGCCGCGTCGATCCCACCAAGCTCAACCGCCGCGTACTGGAAGCGCTGATCCTGTCAGGCTCGCTCGACGCCCTGGCGCCCACCCGTGCGAGCCTGATGCTGCAGTTGCCCGACGCCATCAAGGCGGCGGAACAGCATCT is a genomic window containing:
- the bamA gene encoding outer membrane protein assembly factor BamA encodes the protein MKRIAALILLASLSTSVLALEPFVVSDIRIEGLNRISAGTVFNYLPVNKGDRLTTEEAQQAIRALYNTKFFSDVELERDGDILVIKVVERPSIAKLTIRGNSDIKTDDLKKGLKEIGLSEGETFDRLALDRVQQELIRQYYNRGKYNVSVSPHVTELDRNRVSIDIEIREGKVAKVKEVNIVGNTAFTDKEIEDNFETGTTNFMSWYSKNDQYSQDKLSGDLKKLQSYYMDRGYADFGVDSTQVTIAPDKRAMYIAADVVQGDIYKISGTHLLGQLILPEDTLRKLVFVKDGDLFNRRAIEATSDSIKALLANIGYAFAKVNSVPKLDKQAHTADITWYIQPGPRVYVRRVIFQGNTRTEDDVLRREMRQLEGAWYSQAAIDRSKIRLQQLGYFKTVKIDKQTVPGSDDEVDLTVKVEEQSAGSLTFGVGYSQYSGIILSSSVSQKNFLGTGDQFTIGAERSDYLTSINAGYYNPYLTDNGIGIGYNATFSKADYSSLGSQYASYSNSTKSFSTTLGVPVTDFDRLSGSLGISSTKINTYEGYTPQVLVDYINALGHQTMHTWTGSLSWVHDTRNSYWAPTHGGQLTAGVNVALPGSTVQYWTLNAEANHYWPIGKGFVLYLDGKMGYGDTYGNQKYENTTADYSAANAVGYKAGDRVAFPFWMNFYAGGVTDLRGFQDNTLGPRACAGVATDGSPIKPQANGYCPGSSYTYAQPIGGAFKVLGTAEVYLPLPFLKDINTARVSVFMDVGQAYQNVQSFSTKTLDASAGVSLHWQAPIGPLIISLGFPFRSQPGDSQYEERIQFTFGSQF
- the lpxD gene encoding UDP-3-O-(3-hydroxymyristoyl)glucosamine N-acyltransferase, translated to MSTIQYSVAQIAERFALEFRGDGARLIDGVGTLAGAGPTQLSFLSNSKYSAQLATTRAGVVVLNNDTVDSCPTAALIARDPYVAYAHIAALFERLPAATPGIHPTATVAPSARVSASASIGPYCVIEENAVIEDGAFLGPHCIIGYGCVVGAQSRLVARVTLVTRVTLGKRVLAHPGAVIGSDGFGLAFDRDHWVKLPQLGGVRIGDDCEIGANTTIDRGALDDTVLEEDVRLDNQIQIAHNVYIGAHTAMAGCAAVAGSAKIGRYCMIGGNAGVLGHLEVADRVTITAKSLVTHSIREAGEYSSGVPLQENRQWRRNAARFKHLDEYARRLSALEKDKNDE
- the fabZ gene encoding 3-hydroxyacyl-ACP dehydratase FabZ, which gives rise to MSDNTPLITLPVNVEQIQQLLPHRYPFLLVDRVIEIVPEQSVVTLKNVTINEPFFNGHFPGHPVMPGVLIVEAMAQSAGLLTQISSRLKGGSASPLFYLAKVDNARFNAPVVPGDQLRMEVRLKRLLRSMGLFEARTLVDGKEVASCELMCAARSEK
- the lpxA gene encoding acyl-ACP--UDP-N-acetylglucosamine O-acyltransferase gives rise to the protein MIHPTAQIDPSAVIGANVSIGAFTVIGADVEIGDGTVIGPHVVVQGPTKIGRDNRIAQFASLGGDPQDMKFNGERTELIIGDRNLIREFVTINRGTGDGGSATRIGNDNWLLAYVHVAHDCKIGNHTIFSNYSALAGHVEVGDWTVFSGYSGAHQFCKIGEHAFIAMGCLLGADVPPFLMMANDQGGRPRGLNTTGLKRRGFEPERITAIKRAYRTLYTSGLSLAEAREQLVAQAKDSEDVRAMLDFLDRSERGLAR
- the lpxB gene encoding lipid-A-disaccharide synthase translates to MDTTQPSAPLIALIAGEDSGDQLGADLIAALRRHYPDARFVGIGGSRMQSQGFESWYDIRELSLFGFAEVVRHLPRLLKLRKELVARLIAEKPAIVVGIDAPDFNLGVERRLKHAGLRTVHYVSPSIWAWRENRAEKIGQSVHRVLCLFPMEPPIYARHGIDARFVGHPLADRFPLVSDRVPARRALQLPLDVPVLALLPGSRASELERMGSIFLDAARRVATAMPGLRIVIPAANSRALATLKTMLARGPHDDASPILLDGHAHEAMLAADVVMLSSGTATLEAMLAKRPMVVGYRVSPMSYRIARVLKMLKTDVYALPNILARACGMGKNVTLVPELMQDNFTATKLANAAFELFRNSERRGAIVNAFEQLHEALRGHLPGHAGDHAADAIVELIDANATTNR
- the rnhB gene encoding ribonuclease HII; the protein is MKRNDSASRLSARIAQALVAGVDEAGRGPLAGPVVVAAVVLDPQRPIDGLNDSKKLSEAKREQLFPLIIERALAYHVVMVEREEIDRINIFQATMIGMTRAVLGLTPAATEALIDGNHLPKNLPCPGRAIIGGDALEPAISAASILAKVSRDRLMVTMDAQFPGYGFAEHKGYSTPAHLEALKRLGPCEQHRRSFAPVKLLVDQGQLF
- the dnaE gene encoding DNA polymerase III subunit alpha, whose protein sequence is MSVRFAHLHLHSEYSLVDSTIRIKALVAACVQAGAPAVALTDECNMFALVKFYKACSAAGIKPIGGCDLWISAPDDPRPWRMTLLCQNHDGYLNLSRLVSRAWREGQQGGRALIDASWLTPHTTSGLIALLGRESEVGRIASHQGTDAAAPRLQLLTDLFPERLYLELTRSGREGEEAWNNAALALATTLNLPVIASNDVRFIKQDDFEAHEARVCIHQGRVLADPKRPRDYSDQQYLKTPKQMAELFADIPEALENTIELAKRCNLELTFGTYYLPDFPVPAGHDLASYIREIARDGLKERLEHAPLAAGYTLADYEARLERELDVIIKMGFPGYFLIVADFINWGKQNGIPVGPGRGSGAGSLVAWVLKITDLDPLQFNLLFERFLNPERISMPDFDIDFCMDRRDEVIDYVARKYGRDHVSQIITYGSMAAKAVLRDSGRVLGMGYNAVDKIAKLIPPRPLDLTLSCALGRSEKAQKEPDRVVKEFCELYAQDEEAKTLIDLALKLESLTRNAGKHAGGVVIGPKPLTEFAPLYCEPGGAGVVTQYDKDDVEAVGLVKFDFLGLRTLTIIDWAVKAINERRAKSGEEPLDIAALPLTDVPTYELLKRAQTVAVFQLESSGMQRMLKDAKPDRFEDIIALVALYRPGPMDLIPSFVARKHGREDVEYPDPRVEPVLKETYGIMVYQEQVMQMAQIVGGYSLGGADLLRRAMGKKKLEEMAKERAKFREGAAKDGLSGEKADAIFDLMEKFAGYGFNKSHAAAYALVSYQTAWLKAHYPAEFMAATISSDMDNTDKVVTFLDESRAIQLKVLPPDVNASEFMFVAVEPKVIRYGLGAIKGVGQGACESIADERRKGGAYKDLADFCRRVDPTKLNRRVLEALILSGSLDALAPTRASLMLQLPDAIKAAEQHLRDRQSGQNDMFGSMMGAAVAPVVHVDLPTAPEWPLEQKLQGERETLGHYLSGHPTDPWREELAQLATCPLGEIADRYQPPRPRKTDGDENRFRRGPDTPWTVAGMVVAVRKRGDSDAFVRLEDGTGIIEVSFFGELYQQVAPLLTRDEMLVVEGGLRIDEFSGGGFQVRARSAYTLADACRRFARLLKVKVNGIGPDFIAQFRQALAGHRGGNASVLLSGYHNAIAQADFEFGQEWKVHAIPELLRAVRGMPGVLGAGVRIVKSTD